Part of the Helicobacter bilis genome is shown below.
AGTAGCTCTAAATCTTAATGGTTTTAAGGGTAGCTGGTAGAGAAATAACGCTAAAAATGTATTACAACTTTGCTTCCTCTCTTCTTTGTAGTAGCTCCCATCTAACATCAACATCTTTTTGAAATTGCTCGATGATATGCTCATTTTCTGGTTTAAATAAATGTTTGAATCTGCCTTGTGCGGCTAGATAGTCCCTAACCGGAATGACTTTTTTAGGGCGATAAGTGATACGCAATTCATGCCCATCAATGATTTCATACAATGGGAATACAAGGCTATCTACGGCTAAATCACTCATTTCAACGGTGTGATTTGAGTTAAATTTCCATTCAGTCGTGCAAGCACTCATAGCATTGATAAAAGTAGGTCCTTCTGTGTCAATCGCCTTTTTTATCTTAGCATTCATATCTTTCCATTTATTTGGTGCGACTTGTGCGACATAGGGGCTTCCATGTGCTGCCATAATGCTTAGCAAGTCTTTTTTCTTTTGTTTTTTACCATAGCTTACTTTTCCTGCTGGTGTTGTGGAAGTGCTAGCCCCAAGTGGTGTAGAGCCACTTCTCTGTCCGCCAGTGTTAGCATACACTTCATTATCAAGGCAAATATATGTAAAATCATGCCCTCTTTCAAAACAGCCACTAATCCATTGGAATCCAATATCATAGGTCGCACCATCGCCACCAAATGCTACAAATTTAGGCTTTTGTCCTTTGTATTTGCCTTTTCTCTCAAGGGCTTTATACATAGCTTCAGCACCACAAATCGCAGTCGAGCCGTTTTCAAAACCGATATGAATCCATGGCACATTCCATGAAGTATGCGGATATACCGCTGTTGAAACCTCTAGGCAGCCAGTGGAGTTTCCAATAGCTATTGGTCCATCAACTGCATTTAAAACCTCCCGCACAATCATACCATG
Proteins encoded:
- a CDS encoding thiamine pyrophosphate-dependent enzyme, whose amino-acid sequence is MTKEIKNLKQFSKSAERFEGAHLLCPGCAHGMIVREVLNAVDGPIAIGNSTGCLEVSTAVYPHTSWNVPWIHIGFENGSTAICGAEAMYKALERKGKYKGQKPKFVAFGGDGATYDIGFQWISGCFERGHDFTYICLDNEVYANTGGQRSGSTPLGASTSTTPAGKVSYGKKQKKKDLLSIMAAHGSPYVAQVAPNKWKDMNAKIKKAIDTEGPTFINAMSACTTEWKFNSNHTVEMSDLAVDSLVFPLYEIIDGHELRITYRPKKVIPVRDYLAAQGRFKHLFKPENEHIIEQFQKDVDVRWELLQRREEAKL